cacacacacacaccacacacacacacacacacacacacacacacacacacaagcgcagtctccttttgCGTGTGTGAGTAAAGGGCCCTGTATGTGTATACTACGTAGTAGTATTaatggcgcaggtaggccgggcgtttgtgggggagcgagggtcggcttaatctttcaggGCTCATGGCAGTTTGGACAAACTATAAGaattctttttttgaaaacaagttGTAAATCCTCTTGATTTCAGTTGTCTTTATATTTGACATTatcatataaattattgattgattgattgcagATGGACCGCCTATCGATGGACGTGGAGGAATGCGAGATGAACCCAATGTATGCGAAACGCCTCATCAAACAGACGGCCGCCTACTACATGCGATCGGTCAAGATTCGCCCCACTGCGACGACACCGACCACAGAGTACGAAGCGGTCAGCAACAAACGGCCGCTACCGGTAGACCTATCTGACACTCTGTGTGACATGGACATTGAGAACGTGGAGAATGTAGCGCAGAATTTGACGCCTGCGCCGTCGCCCGTCAAGAAGGACTCGGTGGAGCGCTGGCTCATGGACTGCAATGCTGAGAAGGGGGTCGCCGAGGAGTGTGAGAAAGTGACCAATCAGCAGGTGGCCAGTAGTGCAGCGTCACAAGCGGTCAGTTcatgttttttattaaaaaaaaaaactctgtGTTGTt
The sequence above is drawn from the Nilaparvata lugens isolate BPH unplaced genomic scaffold, ASM1435652v1 scaffold9875, whole genome shotgun sequence genome and encodes:
- the LOC120349402 gene encoding uncharacterized protein LOC120349402, whose amino-acid sequence is MDRLSMDVEECEMNPMYAKRLIKQTAAYYMRSVKIRPTATTPTTEYEAVSNKRPLPVDLSDTLCDMDIENVENVAQNLTPAPSPVKKDSVERWLMDCNAEKGVAEECEKVTNQQVASSAASQADQLSISSRCFDFHQSTMSKLTAKLPRELPVADRYIPARGGASWQTRFSLIPVSR